ATCGTGCGGCCCATCGCGACCAGCTGCCGGCGATCGCACCTGCGCCCTGTTCGGGAGCCTTGGGTGAGAGACCGGATTCGCGACGAAGACGCAGATAGTCCTCGAGGGGTGGGGCATCGCTGATCAGCGTGTAGGGCGCAGACATGCATCAAGTCTGGTGGACTCGATCACCGTCTCGTGCAACCGGATCTGCACGGGTTGGCCCTTCTCAGGCTGCACCAACGTCAGTTCTGCATATGCACCTGCTGGCCCTTGACCAGAGGGTACGCAGCAAGTGCGTTTCCGTCGAGGTCCTCCTTGTGCATGTCGACACCGCTCACCTGGCTGTTCTCGTAGGTCGTGTAGTAGTAGACGCCCTTGTCGGTGTTGCAGCACGACGAGTAGATCGTGATCTCGTACTTTCCGGGGGAGACCTCGACGCATCCCCGCTGCTGCGCAACGGACCCCAGGATCTGGAGGAACTGACTGATCGACTCCGACTCGGAGTCGCCCGACACCGAGTTCATCTTCGTGAAGGCCGCCTTGACGAAGCGAGATGCCGAAGACAGGTCTCCCGGGAGGCCGATCGCGCCCATTCCCCGGCTGTAGACGTCGAACTCCAGCTCGTCCGAGAAGTTGGTTTCGGGCGGGTTCCTCGACAGGTGCATGTAGTTGTTCAGGTTGAAGGACTGGATGTCGAAGGTCGGGTTGTTGGTGAGCACCCCGACCGGGTTGTCGTAGACCCTCAGTCCGTCCTTCACGCTCTCGACCGTGATGGATGTCGTTCTGTCGGAGATGATCCAGTGCAACGGGGAGAGCGGGAAGGTGTCGCTGAAATCGATCTTCACGAGGTTCAGCGACAAGAGGGCCGCCCTCACCTCGTCCACGGTCTCGAACTGCCCGAGGATCCAGGGGATGAACTCGAACGGAGTGATGTTCGTCTTGTCGACAGCTTCGGGCTTGTAATCGGCGTTCTCCGGGAAGTTGAGCCCCGCCATACTGAGGCCCTTCTCGTTCGTCGCGTCGTAGTACAGCGGATAACCGTCCGCGATGGTGGCCATCCCGATGATCGCGTGATGTGTCGCCAGTGCAGCCGCCTTGCGGAACTCGAACGGGAAGTTCCGGGGGGTGATGGTGACGGTCTCGTTGTACGAGAACTCGAGGTCGAGATTGCGACCGAAGTAGTGATCCCTCGTGGTGTAGCTCAGTCCGGTGCACATGAAAGCCCCCGCTCTCCGTTTCGTCGGTCAGTGGGCGCAACGTTAACCGGGGGAGCGATGCGCGGCAACCGCTTGCGCATTCGCCTGACCCATGTGCGCAACCGTGACCGGGCGACCTCGCAAGCACCGCGTCGACTACTATTCGGGGATGACGAACCCGGCTCCGATCGAAGACGTCCCGATCGGAGGTGAGGTCATTCGCCTCGGGCAGTTCCTGAAGTTCGCTGGCCTCCTCGACTCCGGTGGAGACGTGAAAGAGGCCATCCTCCACGGCGCAGTGGCCGTGAATGGCGAGGTTGATCGACGACGCGGACGGCAGTTGCAGGTCGGCGACATCGTCGGCTTCGATGGACGCAGGGTTCGAGTGTGCCCGTGAAGATGCCGATGCACACGGCGATCCGGCGAAACGGCGGGGTCAGCTGATTCTCTGAAGCAGCATGTCTGCCGCGGTGGAGAGAGACACGGCCCAGTACTGGGTGACAATCACGGCGACGAGGACGAGCACCGGCGTTGCTGTTCTGGTGCGGTTCACGATGCTCACGACCACCAGCGTGAGCATCGTCGCGATCGCGATGGTTCCGCCAGTTACCTGCGCGAACGCCATCCGGACGAAAGCCGCATTGTCGGGTGCCGCCCAGCTGTTGAAAGCAAAGGTGAGTACGAGCGGCACCACGAGCACGCCTCCAACGGCGACCCAAACGTAGTACCGGGGCCACGGCCTGGAGGCGCTCCTCGGCGTGGCTTTCTCAGCCTGCAGAGTACTCATCTCCGCATGCTAGCGGGGAGCGGCCGCATTCTGCTCGCGCGGCCGGTACCGCATTGCGACCGCCCCCGACCGGAACTCCTGGCGATCCACGAGCTCGAGCTGGATGCGCTCTCGCAGTCCGGCGAGCAACGTCGGCCCGTGTCCGGCGATGACCGGCTGCACGAGGAACTCGTACTCGTCGATCAGTCCCAGCTCCGCCAACGCCAGGGGGAGCGTCACTCCACCCACCCACAGGCCTTCGCCTGGCTCTTGCTTGAGATGCCGAACCGCGGTTTCAAGATCGCCTCGCACCAGCTCGGCATTCCAGTCGACCTTGTCGAGCGTGCTCGACACGACGTGCTTCTTCGCACCGTCGATGGTCTCGGCGAACGGGATCTGCCACTCACCCATCCAATCGGGCCACGTTCCCGTGGCCGGCTTCCGCCACGCGGACTCCATCATCCAGTAGGTCACCCGGCCGAACAGCAGAGCATCGGCACGCTCCATCTCCTCAGTCCAGTAGTGCATGGACTCCTCGTCCGGGGGGAGTCCTGCCTCGTGATGGCAGCAGCCGTCGAGCGTGACGTTGATCGAGTATCGAAGTGGTTTCATCTCATCGCTCTCCCATGTTGCTCAGCGCGTCGCCACTCACCTGACTGCCGGCGAGACCAGGTCTTCGCATGAACCGCTCATGGGCTGAGAATATCCAGCACGGCCATCCAGCGGCAGTGGAAGCGCACGAAGACCATGAGTCATCGGCGCCATTTCAACCGAGTGCAGGACTCAGACCGTTTGACTCCTTCTGAGGGTGAAGCCGCTCGATCGTTCTCCGCAAAGCTCGCTCACGCTTGAGGGTCGGTCATACGGAGAGTCGCAGCCGGAGAGTTGGCCTCAGGTGCTCCTGTCTCGATTCAAGCCTGGTGGGGGACCGGCTTGCGGGCTGGAACCGATCTCGCACAGCGGTGGAAGGGTTCGCTTGTCATCGAATGGATAACGCTTGCGGACACCGGCTCGTTTCCCGGGTCACGATGAGTCATGGACGTCGAGAGATCACTATGGACGGAGACTCGACGGGCCGTCGTCAGGGTCAGCGTCATCGGGATCCTTCTCATGGTCGGGCTCCTGTGGCTGGCCTCTCTCCGGTTTCCGGTGACCTTGGCCGATCCGCCTCAGCCGACACCTGACTACACGGTCCGAACCGGCTGGTGTCTGGTCGGCGTGGCGCTGGTCGTGATCATCGCAGTCGCGACCCTGACTATTGCTTGGCGCCGCCCCGAGCGCTTGCCGCGCGTGGCCTCGATCGGACTGATTGCGATGCTGGCATGCGGCGTCGGTTGCGCGGTCATCGCGATCGTCGTCTCGACTCCATAGGGCGGTGACCTATTCGTTCACGCTGGTGAGCAGGAGTCTTTGAACCGCTCTTCCCACAATGGTCGTCAATGACGCGTTCAGGGCCCCGTCGCCTTCGGATGCAGGAGATCGCATGTGGGCGTTGTCACACGGACGGATCCCAGGCTGCGAGCTGGTCGAAGATGCGACGGTCGCCTTCGGACTCAAGCGAATCCAGCGTCTTGCGGCCGTAGAAGTACAGGACCAGGTCGCTGGCCGTGCCCCGCGCGGAGGCGTCGGCCGCGTCGGCGTCCTCGCCGGCAGCGGGGGCGAGGTGGGCGACCTGTGCGCCGTCGTGGGACAGCCGGAGGCGCCAGGAGCGGCCCTCGGTGGTGTGGTACTCGACGATGGCAGGGTCGTGCGGCCAGGCGACCGTCGTCGCGCAGAGGGTGAACTGGCAGTCGTCGAAACCGTCGAGGGCGATCTTCTCCGGTATCGGCTGCGGGGCACCCCCAGTGAGCTGGACGTCGTAGGTGTGCACCGCGATCTCGTGGAGCTGGCGCCGCGCCCAGGCCCCTGAGGTCTGCGGTGACGGTGAGTCCGCCCACCAAGTCCAGCAACCGCGATCCGGGCCCGCCTCGCGCAGCACACTCGCCAGGTGCTCTACTGACTCGAGCCACCAGGCCAGGAGAGCATCGCGCTCCCGAGGCGCACCCCTGCTGCCTCCCCATGCCGACTCCTCTGGCGGACCGTCCGCGGGCCCGGCGGTGACGATGGCGGCTGCCTTGCGGCGACCCATGCCCACGTGTTGCACGTGATCGAACAACGTCCGCGCGGGATGGGTCGTCATCTGAATGTCGAGGCTCGGCGACGCGGCGACCGCAGTGCGGAAGGCGGCCGACCGTTCGTTGATCAGCCGCAGCTGCTCGGAGAACGTGAGAATCATGTGCATGCCGCCGTTCTACCACTGTTCTCCGATGACCGGTGGGTCGGTTGGATCAGTGAATGTGTGGCGACCGGCCCCCTCCCACCCATCCGCCATGCGGGCAGTTGCCTTGGTTGCGTATCCAGCACTAGATATCGAAACGGGCGCCTTCGCGCCGTGATCGCCGGGCGGCGAGTAGCAGGAGAACGAATGTTCCGGGAGGGACGAGTGCGAGAAGCGCCCACCAGCCGGACAGGTTCGAATCGTGCAGCCGCCGAACCGCGACGGTGAACCCCGGGACGACGGTGATGATGATCCAGATCCCCGCGAACAACAGAGAGATCGAGGCCAGCGGTGAGCTGGGCGCCACGGTGGCCGGCAGGGTGAACAACTCGATGTTCGCGAAGAGCCACGAGCCGAACGGCCCGACACGGAAGGTCGGTTGTGGGGTCTTGCCCGAGACGAGCGCGGGGATCAGGAACTGGGTCGTTCCGAGCACGATGACGTTGACGAGCATCCACCACCAGTACTCGCTGCGGCTCGCGCGGCCCCTGATGCGGAAAGCGCCCGCCATGAACCGGCCCATTGCCTGCGGCAGCGACGCTCCTGGCCGCGGGAATGCGTGTGTGGCGGATACACGGGCGTAAGTCACAAGCCGATGTTAGGGGACGGCCGGTCGCTTGTTCGGGTTTCCACACAGCACGGTTCTGGCGCACCACGACTACTTTCGTGAGCATTGGAAGCGCTTTCTCGCAGTCGGCGATGTAGGCACAGGGGAGGGGCGAACTGCTCGTACTGACACCTGTCGTCCGGCCAAACAGGAACCGCGGTTTCGTGCTTCGGCGTCGGCGTGCTGACCGCAGTGGATGCCGGAGTCTCGACAGACGAGAATCGAGTGCACATCGGTTCGAACCAGATCGACCCAACCCCACCAGCCTCGGCACTTGCGTCGGGGAACTAGTCGGGGAACTCGAACGTGGCGCCGTCGCCGGCGAATGAGGCTACCTTGATGGTGAATTCACGTTCCTCCTTGCAATACACGACGAAGGCATCCGTAGCGGTCGCGCCGGGCTCCAGGGTCGTCGGGAACTCGCCGACCGCATATCCTCGGTACTCCGTCGTAACTGTGCCCGCGGGTCCGCCGAAAGGAAGATCCCACTCGATTGAATCTGCACCGTTGAAGACCGAGAGGTCGTTCGGGCTGAACTCGATCACCGTAGTGCTCACATTCTCGATCTGCACCCCAACTCCGCAATAGCCATCTGAATACCTGATCTCTTCCGCCGAAATGCGGAGATTCTCGGTCGTCTCGACCTCTGCGTCCGACGACAGGTTCAATTCGAACATGCTGCACCCCGCCAGCAGCCCTAAGGAAACGAACCCGCCAACCAACCCAACCGAGGTTCGCGCCACCGGAAGTCTTCGCGACATGTCCCGAGCGTATCGATCAACCGTCGTACTGAAGTCACCTATCGGAACCCCACAAAGCTCGCTCCGGCGGGGCGGCATTCGGCTGCGTCGTGTTCGAGATGAGCATGATCGCCCCATTTCGGAGGGCGAGATCGGGCCGGCGAAGTTACCACAACAGGGGCGTCCCGGACGTTCGGACTCTCGGCTGAGCCTTACGCTAACCGGATGCGTCTCTCCGCTCGGTCGGTCATTGTCGGAATCGGCACCACAGTCCTCGCTCTTACGCTTGTCGGCTGCACAAGCCTCCCAGGTCCGGCCGCGACGGTGTCAACGGCCCCTCCCCGCAATGCCGTCACTCCGACCCCTGAGGCGAGCACCGCACCCGTAGCGGAGCTCGCGGGCTGCGACACCGCGCTCGACGACGCTGGCAACGCCGATCTCGCTGCGACGAATCTCACACCGGTCGACTTCGCATTCCAGAACTGGGACTATCCGCTGCTCGCTGACTTCGCGGCCGACGGTGTGGTCTGCAAGTGGGCCGGCGGCGGCGATGTATTCGTCGTCATCGGCCAGCTGGCGATGGATGAGGCGAATTGGGAGACAACGCAAGCCGAGCTCGAGGCGGCCGGCTACCAGCAGGACAACGCCGGTGGAGTCGACGGGTTCACGAACGGACCGGACGGTGAAGATGAGAGCTATCCGTCGCGCGGATTCGCCTGGCGCGACGGCATCCTCTACTACGCCAGCTATCCCGGCATTCTTGAGTTCATCCCGGCGTTCCAGATCTGACTGTTGGACCCCACGTGAGCGCCGCGCGGCCGGGGGAGGAGGCTCGGCAGATCCTGCATTTTCTGCAAGTAGGGGCGCTATCACTGAACTTCGCGCTGCCGGTAGCGTGGCCCAATGGCAGACAGCAGTCGGACGAGCGTGCTCACTTCCCAGCAGGATGATTTTCCCCGCTGGTACCAGGACGTCTTGGAGAAGGCCGAACTGGCTGAGAACGTTCCGGTCCGCGGCACGATGGTGATCCGACCGTATGCCTACGGGCTGTGGGAGCGGATGCAGGCTGAGGTTGACGGTCGCATCAAGGCGACCGGCGCCGAGAACGTCGATCTGCCCCTGTTCATCCCACAGTCCTACCTGGAACGGGAGCCGAGCATGTCGAAGGTTTCAGCCCCGAACTTGCCGTAGTCACGCACGCGGGCGGTAAGGAGTTGTCTGAGCCGGTCGTCGTGAGGCCAACTGGGAGTGTGAGCCGGCGCCGCATCATGCGAGCAGTTCTGGTGCTCGTAGGCGTGGCGCTGGTCGTGATCGCCGTGGTTACGTGGTCGATGTACCTGTCGTAGCCGCTGAGCCCGAAGGCAACGTCAGCCTTACTCGCGCGTCGATGAAGGAGGGTTGCCCCAAGTCGACGAGCTGGGTCGTGCCAGTTCCTGCAATTTCTGCAGGTAGGGGATTACCAATCCGACATAATGTGCATTATCGGCTACAACCCCGGAGTGCCATCGAACGCTCAACCAATGCGAATGTTCCCCCGGAGAAGCGTCAGCAAACGCAAACCGACCGTATCTGCTGTCCATGCGATCCGCTGCGTCGTTGCGTCAGTGAGAATGCGCTTAGGGAAAAGCACGAATACCTCAGTTACCGGCTCGGGTGCTAGATACGCGAGACGCTTCGTCGACACTCGTCGCGATGACCGGCTTGCCGAGGTCTCGCCATTGAGCATTACGAGCTGGAGCGCTCCTGGTTCACTGCAAGAAACGGACTACATCATCCGTTTGTATACGTTGGCAGACCGCTGCATCTACGCTCGAGTCGTGATCGACTTCCTGATTGTTGTGAACGGCGTTCCGGGTGCGGGCAAGACGACATTGGCCGGTTCGCTCGCTCGAGAACTCGCGGTTCCTCTGATCGCGAAGGATGCGATCAAGGAAGCGCTGAGCGACGCGATGAACGGCTCGCTGCCGACGTCGCAGCTTGGAGCGGTCGCCGCTGAGAACGTCTGGGCGATCGCAAGGATGCTCAGCGGAACGGTGATCGTCGAATCCTTCTGGGCGGCAGGTCGAGACGACTCGCATTTTCGTCGCGGCTTCGAGGCGCTGGCGGCACCGCGCGGCGTCGAGATCTGGTGCCATACATCGCATGACGTTGCACGGGAGCGATTCCTCACGCGTGATCGCCACGCTGCGCATTCCGATGCTGGGCGCCTTCCAGAGTGGGAGCTGCTCAGTTCATCCGCAGCTCCCATCACAGGCCTGCCCGTGATGTCGGTTGAGACGACCACGGCGGTGGACGTGCCGCTATTGGCGGCGACGCTGAGGGAGCACATCGCGCCCGGGGCCTTGAGATGATCACAGATGTGGCGAACGATCATCTCTCGCTTCAGAAACGGTCGGACGTAGTCCGGGACGTCAATTGTCGATGAACAGGACGCCGCCGAGATACGCCCGCTCGGGCCCTCGTTCGCCCATCACGACTCTTCCGAAGGCCAGATCAGCCGTTGGATGGTTGCCGGAACGTCGAAGTGGTGAACGGCACTCGCCATCACGATGAAGATCACGTCGAGGAATCCGCAGACGGCCACGATCCCCCACAAGAACGGATGCATCGTCAGCGCGAACACGATCCCGACGACTACGAGCGCAGAGCAGAACACGACGCTGAGTACCGAGCCGCGACGCCCGAGGGGACCGAGCAGGAAGTCTCTGCGAACCTCGGTCGTGATCATGGTTCTGGCGAGTTTGAACTCGGTCTCCGACCAGTTGCTTCCGTCCCACCATCGCAGCATGTCGCCGGCCAACGGGTCGACGTCTCAACCCGGCGCGGCCGCGTAGTGCGGCGGTGGAGGCGGATGCATGAACGAGAAGATGGCAGATCGGCGTACCCTCGGAAGCACTGAAGCTGCTGAGAGCACTCCCCGCGCGGTGTCCTCCTTCGGGATGAGATTGCCGGTTCGTCTGGAGGACATCGCGTTGTGGCTGATTCCGGAGCCGCGACCGGGCCATACGTTTGCCCTGTGGATCTGAAACCGTCTCCCCCGAACCGGCTCGTTCTCCTCGCCCCGGCGGCAGGCACGGCCTACATCGTCCTGTGGTGGATCGCCGAGGCCGGACACCTCGGGAACGCCCCGCTCGGGCCGATCGTGGCCGTGGTGCCGTTCATCGCATTCGGCCTCTCGATCGCGATCTCGCAGAGATGGCCGGCCGCGGCCCTGGGCTTGATCGGTGCAGTTCTCGTCGTGCAGCTTCTGGTGGAGAGCGCGAGGTTCGGCAACACGAGCTGGCCGGCCTACCTGCCGCTGCTCTACGCGCTCTTCAACATCAGCGCCTTCGGCAGCCACGTCGTGCATTGGATCTCGCTACCGGTCTCCGGCCTCTACGCGGTGATCGTGACCGTGCTCCTGACTCTGCGCAGCTTCGGCGCAGCTGAATGGCCGGTGCTGTACTCGCCGCAAGCCGCCCGTGACTACCAGAACGGCGGCGAGTTCGAGGTCGTCGGGATGTTCGCGGCGGGGTGCGTCATCGCGGTCGGCCTCGCAACCGGCGCGTGGTGTGCCGGGCTGGCCCTTCGTATGGTCACGAAGGTGTACTCGGCTCGCAGGCACGCCCAGGCGCTCGAACGCGATCTCGCGGCGGTTGAAGACGAGCTGGTCGCCCTGTCGGAACGCGAGCAGCTCGCCCAGGAAGTGCATGACGTGATGGCGCATTCGCTCGCCGTGATCGCCGCCCAGGCAGATGGAACGCGAATGACGGATGACTCGCTCGCGCCAAGCACGCGGAACGCGCTGAGCACGATCGCGGACACGGCACGCGACGGATTGACCGAACTCCGCCAGCTCCTGGACTCGAGCCCCCTCCTCGGTGAAGCAGAACGCCCGAAGCTCACCGATCTTCAGGCGCTGTTGGATCGAGTCCGCGGCGCGGGGCTCGATTGCGAGTATGCCGAGCACGGCGAGAGCAAGCCCCTCTCCCCCATCCAGCAGT
The sequence above is a segment of the Agromyces hippuratus genome. Coding sequences within it:
- a CDS encoding RNA-binding S4 domain-containing protein, translating into MTNPAPIEDVPIGGEVIRLGQFLKFAGLLDSGGDVKEAILHGAVAVNGEVDRRRGRQLQVGDIVGFDGRRVRVCP
- a CDS encoding class-II aminoacyl-tRNA synthetase family protein — translated: MADSSRTSVLTSQQDDFPRWYQDVLEKAELAENVPVRGTMVIRPYAYGLWERMQAEVDGRIKATGAENVDLPLFIPQSYLEREPSMSKVSAPNLP
- the bsh gene encoding choloylglycine hydrolase; this encodes MCTGLSYTTRDHYFGRNLDLEFSYNETVTITPRNFPFEFRKAAALATHHAIIGMATIADGYPLYYDATNEKGLSMAGLNFPENADYKPEAVDKTNITPFEFIPWILGQFETVDEVRAALLSLNLVKIDFSDTFPLSPLHWIISDRTTSITVESVKDGLRVYDNPVGVLTNNPTFDIQSFNLNNYMHLSRNPPETNFSDELEFDVYSRGMGAIGLPGDLSSASRFVKAAFTKMNSVSGDSESESISQFLQILGSVAQQRGCVEVSPGKYEITIYSSCCNTDKGVYYYTTYENSQVSGVDMHKEDLDGNALAAYPLVKGQQVHMQN
- a CDS encoding maleylpyruvate isomerase N-terminal domain-containing protein, with translation MHMILTFSEQLRLINERSAAFRTAVAASPSLDIQMTTHPARTLFDHVQHVGMGRRKAAAIVTAGPADGPPEESAWGGSRGAPRERDALLAWWLESVEHLASVLREAGPDRGCWTWWADSPSPQTSGAWARRQLHEIAVHTYDVQLTGGAPQPIPEKIALDGFDDCQFTLCATTVAWPHDPAIVEYHTTEGRSWRLRLSHDGAQVAHLAPAAGEDADAADASARGTASDLVLYFYGRKTLDSLESEGDRRIFDQLAAWDPSV
- a CDS encoding sensor histidine kinase, with the protein product MDLKPSPPNRLVLLAPAAGTAYIVLWWIAEAGHLGNAPLGPIVAVVPFIAFGLSIAISQRWPAAALGLIGAVLVVQLLVESARFGNTSWPAYLPLLYALFNISAFGSHVVHWISLPVSGLYAVIVTVLLTLRSFGAAEWPVLYSPQAARDYQNGGEFEVVGMFAAGCVIAVGLATGAWCAGLALRMVTKVYSARRHAQALERDLAAVEDELVALSEREQLAQEVHDVMAHSLAVIAAQADGTRMTDDSLAPSTRNALSTIADTARDGLTELRQLLDSSPLLGEAERPKLTDLQALLDRVRGAGLDCEYAEHGESKPLSPIQQLSVFRIVQEALTNAVRHADTDGSTTVTLDWRGPGLALLIATPASATGATRPGRGIRGMQERAQIAGGWLTAAVDEGDAFIVNAYIPVDEPTRLAVEAVA
- a CDS encoding AAA family ATPase; the protein is MIDFLIVVNGVPGAGKTTLAGSLARELAVPLIAKDAIKEALSDAMNGSLPTSQLGAVAAENVWAIARMLSGTVIVESFWAAGRDDSHFRRGFEALAAPRGVEIWCHTSHDVARERFLTRDRHAAHSDAGRLPEWELLSSSAAPITGLPVMSVETTTAVDVPLLAATLREHIAPGALR
- a CDS encoding DUF805 domain-containing protein, which translates into the protein MTYARVSATHAFPRPGASLPQAMGRFMAGAFRIRGRASRSEYWWWMLVNVIVLGTTQFLIPALVSGKTPQPTFRVGPFGSWLFANIELFTLPATVAPSSPLASISLLFAGIWIIITVVPGFTVAVRRLHDSNLSGWWALLALVPPGTFVLLLLAARRSRREGARFDI
- a CDS encoding dihydrofolate reductase family protein, with translation MKPLRYSINVTLDGCCHHEAGLPPDEESMHYWTEEMERADALLFGRVTYWMMESAWRKPATGTWPDWMGEWQIPFAETIDGAKKHVVSSTLDKVDWNAELVRGDLETAVRHLKQEPGEGLWVGGVTLPLALAELGLIDEYEFLVQPVIAGHGPTLLAGLRERIQLELVDRQEFRSGAVAMRYRPREQNAAAPR